Within Caproicibacterium argilliputei, the genomic segment CCGCTGAATCAGCGCACAATGCTGCTCAGGCGGGAAGTCCCTGTAACCTTTGACGGAACGCCGAATGCGTCCAGTATGGTTGCGCCGATGTCCGCGAAAGTCGGCAGTGTGCCCAGGTTTGCCCCTGCCTTTACACCCGGGCCGGCAATGACCCATGGCGTGTACTCGCGGGAGTGGTCGGTGCTGGGGGTGCTGGGGTCACAGCCGTGGTCCGCTGTGAACATCAAAAGGTCGTCCTCTTCCAAATGCTCCAGCAGGGCGGGCACCGCCTTGTCCACCGCGGTCAAACCCTTTGCGTAGCCTTCCACATCGTTACGGTGACCGTACAGCATATCAAAATCCACCAGATTGACAAAACAAAGGCCGTGAAAATCCCGCTCGGTCAGCTCGATGGTCTTTGCAAGCCCGTCGTCGTTTCCAGTGGTGCGGGTAAACTCAGTAATGCCCCTGCCCGCGAAGATATCATTGATTTTTCCCACAGCAATCACGTCATTGCCCGCCTCGGAAAGCTGATCCAGCATGGTGACTGCCGGCGGCAGCACTGAAAAATCATGGCGGCGGGTCGTGCGCGTATAGTCGGGATATTTCCCGACAAACGGGCGCGCAATCACCCGCCCAACGTTGTGCTCGCCAACCAGCATCTTGCGCGCAATCTCGCAATCGCGGTACAATTCGTCAACCGGAACAACATCCTCATGCGCCGCAACCTGAAACACGCTGTCAGCCGATGTGTAAACAATCAATGCGCCGGTGCGCTCATGCTCCTGCCCATAGTCGCGGATGACTTCCGTACCGGAATATGGCTTGTTGCACAGCACGCCACGGCCGGTTTTGCGGCTGAACTCCTGCAGCAGCTCCTGCGGAAAGCCGTTCGGGTATGTGGGCAGCGGCTTTTGCGAATTGATGCCGGCAATCTCCCAGTGCCCGATGGTGGTATCTTTTCCTTTAGACACCTCTGTCATGCGGGCGAAAGCGCCGGTCGGGTGCTCTGCCGCCGGACGGCAGGAAACACCGTCAATGTTAAAAAGACCAATCTTCTGCAAATTGGGCATAGAAAAAGCCGCACTGGAAGCCGCGGCTGCCAGGGTATTGCTGCCCTCGTCCCCATAAGTGCCGGCATCCGGCATTTCACCGATGCCAACACTGTCCAGCACAATCAAAAAAATGCGTTTCATGGCACACCTCTTTTTCTTTTTGCCTGCAGCCGAGCCGCGGGTCGGTAAAGCGTTATCTTTATTATAATACAAGACAGGCAAATTCGCTATCTTTTTTCAAAAAAAATGAGAAAATAAAGAAGGATGCGGCGAACACCGTTACACCCCCGTGCGAAGGCGCCGAAACGGTACTATATATAGGTAGAGCGTTTTATTGCTTTGCTGTTTTACTACTTTTGTGTAATAAATCATAACACCTTTTTATGAAAACTTTTTTGATTTCAAGTGTTTATTTTGTAAAGTGCTATTCCTTTAGTTTGTTAATATGCAACAACATGCCGTTTGAATTATCTGTGTCTATTGGGCAATTCTAATAAAGAATGTCCGCGTTTTTGCAAGTTATGCGTTTCCTGTTTTCACTTTACGGAAAAAGTACTTGCAATTTCCGAAGTGAAACGGTATAATGTGCAAGTAGTTCAATTTAATAATTCAAATGTGTTATTTGAATGGAGGGAAAGAGTTATGAACAATGCAAAAAAATTTCTGGCGGTACTCCTGGCCGGTACCATGGCAGTTTCCATGGCAGCCTGCGGCGGGACAACCACCAGCAGCACTTCCGCCAGCGGTACTGATTCCTCTGCGGCAGACAGCACCGCTTCCGGTACGGCTTCCACAACAGATACTTCCACTTCCAATCCTTTCGCAAACAGCCAGTATCCCGGCACCAGCGACAGTGACTCGGTCACTTTGAACCTTGGTGCTGAGCCGCCGGAGCTGAACTCTTCGCAGACCACCGATGCGGTTTCCGCCGATATTCTGCGTATGACCATCGACACCCTGACGCAGCTTGATGCCAAGGATCAGCCAATTGCCGGCGCGGCAAAGAGCTGGGACATCAGTGCAGACAAAAAGACCTACACTTTCCACCTGCGTGACGGCATGAAGTGGAGCAACGGCGAAACAGTCACCGCAAAAGATTATCTTTACGGTTGGGAACTGGCGATGGATCAGTCCAACGGCTCAGGCTACGGCTTCATTATTTATGATAACGTCAAAGGCGGCGAAGATTACTTCAACGCCACCAAGACACCGGCTGCAAAGCGCACCGCTGCCGAAAAGGCAAAGGTCGCAGCAGCCGAAAAGAACCTCGGCTGCAAAGTCATTGACGACAAAACCATCCAGATTGAGTTTGTCAACCCGATTCCTTATGCCCTGCAGCTGATGTCTTTCCAGACCTACTGCCCGGTCAACCAGAAGGCATATGAATCCATCGGCGCCGACAAATACGCCAAGGAAGCAAACCAGATTGTCACCAACGGCGCTTACAAGATTTCCGAGTGGGTACACGATGACCACATTACCCTTGTCAAGAACAATGACTACTGGAATGCAAAGAACATCAACATTCCGAAAGTCAAGTTTGTTATGATTAAGGATACCAACACCGCAATGAACGCCCTGAAGGGCGGCCAGGTGGACTGCATTGGTCTGACCGGCGACCAGATTACCCAGTTGAAAAATGAGGGACAGCCGCTCGTTCCTTACGAAGAGGGCACCAACTGCTACCTGCAGTACAACACTAAAGACAAAATCCTTGCCAACACAAAGATTCGCCAAGCACTCGGCATGGCCATCAACACTAAGAGTTTCTGTGATGATGTTTTGAAAGACGGCTCCACGGTTGCGCCCGGTCTGGTTCCCGGCACCATCGGCGGCGCGAACGGTGAAACATACGCCAAGGGCCGTACCGAATCTTACGCAACGTATGACGCAGCAAAAGCAAAGACATTGTTTGAAGAGGGTCTGAAGGAACTCGGCATGACCAAAGACCAGCTGAAGCTTACGTTCACCTGCGACGATACTTCCAATTCCCAGCAGGATGCTGCATTCCTGCAGGAGCAGTGGAAATCCACGCTTGGCATTACAATTGATCTGAAAGCAATGCCCTTTAAGTCCCGTATCAAAGCCATGGACGACGGCGACTTCCAGATTGTCATGGCGCTGTGGGCTCCGGACTACAACGATGCCCTGACCTATCTGGATATGTGGATGACCGATAACGGCAACAACTACGGCAAATATTCCAACCCGGAATATGACAAACTGGTGAAAGCCGCCATCGCAGAGTCCGACTCCGTAAAGCGTCAGGATGACCTGCTGAAAGCAGAAAAACTGGTTGTAGAAACCGACTGCGCAGCCTTCCCGCTGTACTTCCGCGTGAAAACGTACACCTGCAGCAAGAAGCTTTCCGGCCTGACCCGTACGCCGTTCCAGGAATTTGATGTCTGTGACGGTGCAAAAATCAACACTGCCGGCTAAGCGGGAATCTTCTTTCAGCTACACTTGAAACCGCAGAATAAATCTTAAAAAGCAGGCAAAGAAGCAGTTCCATGCATCTTTGCCTGCTTTTCTGCCGCAGATGCCCACTCCCAGCCGACCGGCTGCCGCCTTTCTGCTGGCCGTCTGTAAAATGAAAAAGCCGTTTTTTTACCGGCGCGGGTTGCTTTTTCTCCGGCTCTTTCCTCCCTGTTTTCGCATATTTATAATTTTCTAAAAAATTTCAGTCCGGATTCCACTCTGTAGCTTTGACGGTGCCGATTTGGCAGGCGTTCATTTTCTCCGGCTGGCCGGATTCGGTACAAGAAACATTTTCCGCCGGCTGGCAGTAGAAGCGTTCCTGTATATTTTTTCACAGCTTCTGAAAAGCAGACGGTGCACAGCTGCCGCCTGTTTGTACATCGCTCCCCACTTTTCAGGCATTTACAGCCTGCTCGGCGGAAGCACACACGGTTTCACTGGCTCCTGTTTTTCTCTCGCCCCATAGAAAAGAGGTGCTTTTTCCTGCTAAAACAGCAGCACGCATATGTAAATTTGTGCTGTCGCGTTGGTTCGCTGATACTTTAAAAGAGTACTGAATTATTCATTCAATGCATAAAAGCGTGTTTTTCAACAGCTTCTTTCTAATGTGCATAAAGTATGCATCTATTCTGATTAAATTTTCATAGTTGTGTGAATCTGACAAAAAAGCGCCCCTGCAGCGCTGCTTTGCCCCTGAAAGCAAATCCTGCTAATGCGCATTTTTCCTTGCATTACAACAATTTTTGCAGTATTATATGCAAGTGGCGCTTCGCCAAAATTCATATGGAGGAATGATTCTACACTCATGAAATTTATGAAAAAATCCATCGCGCTTCTGCTCGCCGGTGCCATGGCGGTTTCCGTCACGGCCTGCGGCGGAAGCACCACCACTGCGTCCGGTTCCACCGGATCTGCCGCAAGTACCAACCTTTACGCCGGTACCACCGACCCAAATACGGTCACGGTTGATATGCGCACAGAGCCGCCGGAGCTGAACACTACCCAGACGCAGGACACCGCTTCCGCGGATATTCTGCGCATGGTGATGTCCGGTCTGGTTCGTCTGGACAAAGACGATAATGCGCAACCCGATATGGCGGAAAAGTGGGACATCAGCGCAGACAAAAAGACCTACACCTTCCACCTGCGCAAGGATGCCAAGTGGAGCAACGGAGATCCGGTAACCGCAAAAGACTTTCTTTATGCCTGGAAGCAGGGCATGGATCAGTCCAATGGTGCAACTTATGCTTTTATCCTTTATACGAACATCAAAAACGGTCAGGCATACTTTGACGCAACCAAAACACCGGCCGCAAAACGCACCGCTGCCGAAAAGGCAAAAGTGGACGCGGCAGAAAAGAACCTCGGCTGTAAAGCTGCGGACGATTACACCCTGACTCTGACTCTGGAAAACCCACTGCCGTATGCGCTGCCTCTGATGGCATTTACCGCTTATATGCCGCTTGACCAGAAGGCATACGAATCCATCGGCGCTGACAAGTACGCCAAGGAAGCAAGCCAGATTGTCACCAACGGCGCATACAAGATTTCCGAATGGGTACACGACGACCACATCACCCTGGCGAAAAACGACAGTTACTGGAATGCCGCCAACAATCAGATTTCGAATGTCAAGTATCTGATGATGAAAGATACTAACGCCCGCATGAACGCATTCAAGGGTGCGCAGGTGGACTGCATCAATCTGACCGGCGACCAGATTACACAGATGAAGGCCGAGGGACAGCCGATTGAAAGCTACGTTGCCGGCTCTAACTGGTACTTCCAGTACAATACCAAGAAAAAAGGTCTGGACAACGCCAACATCCGCAAGGCACTCGGCGAAGCAATTAATGTCAACAGCTTCATCAAAGATGTCTTGAAGGACGACTCGGTTGTAGCGGACGGTCTGGTTCCCACAAACATCAAGGGCGCCGACAGCAAACCCTATGCGGAAGGCCGCGAAAAGCTCGTTTCCTATAACGTGGATGAGGCGAAAACCCTACTCGAAAAGGGACTCAAGGAGACTGGTTTGACCAAAGACTCTCTGAAGCTCACCTTTATTACCGATGACACCTCTGCCGCACAGCAGCAGGCAGCTTTCTTCCAGGAGCAGTGGAAATCCACCCTCGGAATCAGCGTGGAACTGAAACCAATGTCCTTTAAGGCACGGATTGCCGCCATGAACCAAGGTGACTTCGATATCGTTATGGCAGGCTGGTCGCCGGATTATAACGACGCCATGACGTTCCTGGATATGTGGACCACCGGCAACGGCAACAACAACGGCAAGTACTCCAATCCGGAATATGACAAGCTGATTGCCGCAGCCACAAAAGAATCGGATGCCGCAAAGCGCCAGGATGACCTGCGCAAAGCAGAAAAACTGGTTGCTTCCACAGACTGCGCCGTATACCCGCTGTACTTCCAGGTGGTTCCTTATGTAACCTCCGCGAAGATTTCCGGCATGACCCGCTCCGGCTTCCAGGAGTATGACTTTACTGACGGAGCGAAGATTACAACGAAGTAATCCTTTCAGCATCATCTCTATTTTGTTTCACCTGCAAATAGAGCCATGGCTACCGTGGCTCTATTTGCTTATGAAAGCTGCAAACCCTTCCTTGGTTTGCAGCCTTCATAAGCAAGGGAATGCTCCCCTGCAGTTCATAAATCCCCGCTCGGTTTTTCCGAAAACCGACAAGGCCGCAGAAGCCTCCTGCTCTTTCTCATGGAAATCTGCAAAAAATTTATTCACAGCACAGTACCGCCGAAACAGTCGACTGCCACGGGGTTCGGGACGGCCCGTCGCCGCTGCGCTGACCCGCGGAAGCTGCCGCTGCAAAATTAAAGGAGTTGATTTTGCTTGCCAAAACAGGTTTCGTACATTTTGAAACGTTTGCTTTACTCGCTGATCACGATTTTCGTGCTCATCGCAGTAACTTTTGGGCTCATGCACATGGTCCCCGGTGACCCGTTTGTCGGTGCGAAAGCCATTCCGCAGGCAACCAAAGACGCCCTGTACGCAAAGTACGGGCTTGACAAGCCGCTTTTTGTCCAGTTTATTGTTTATATTGCCAACATCCTTCACGGCGACTTAGGCGTTTCACTGGCTGACAAGCGCGCGGTTACAGACATCATCGGCCAGGCTTTTCCGGTTTCTCTGGATCTCGGCATCCGGTCGTTGATTTTTGCGTTTTTCATTGGTTTGCTGCTGGGTGTGGTTGCCTCCATACACCGCGGAAAAGCCGGCGACACCGCAGCCATGTTTGTTGCACTGATTGGTGTTTCCGTCCCGTCCTTCATCATTGGCGCATTGATTCAGTATTTCCTTGGCCTGAAGCTGTACCAGGCAACCGGTGTGCACGTTTTTGCACTCATCGGCTGGGACAGCCCCAACAGTAAGATTCTGCCCGCATTCGCGCTGGCGTTCGGTTCCATGGCGACCATCAGCCGATTGATGCGAACGAGTATGCTGGATGTTTTAAGTCAGGATTATATAAAAACCGCTAAGGCAAAGGGGCTTTCGCGCAACCAGATTATTTGGAAGCACGCCGTGCGCAACGCCATTATGCCGGTGGTCACTGTCATGGGGCCGCTGGTAGCTGCCGTACTGACCGGTGCTTTCGTGGTCGAAAACATTTTCACCATTCCCGGCATGGGCAAATACTTCGTGCAGTGTGTACAGTCAAATGACTACACGGTTATTTCCGGCACGACTTTGTTCTACGGCGCGTTCCTTGTTTTTGCAAACTTTGTGGTCGATATTGTTTACGGTCTGATTGATCCGCGTGTCAAGCTGACCGGCGGAAGGGAGTGAGGAAGACCTATGGCAAAAAAAATGCAGCCTGCAGCGCAAACAGAGGCGCTGCTGTATGATCCGAACGGTCACATTGATACCGAAGCGTTTGAGCGCGTCGGCACCGACGCCGCCGATATGGAAGCCATTGCACGGCCTTCCATCAGTTTCTGGAAAGATGCCTTTAACCGTGTGCGCCGCAGCCCCACCGCAATGGTCTGCCTTGTACTTTTGATTTTACTGATTCTCGGCGCTGTTTTCATTCCGTTTTTCAGTGCATTTTCAATTTCCGAGCAGCACGTGGCGTTTTCCAACAAACCGCCGATGTTTGTTGACCCCACCAGCGGCAATGTCCACATTTTCGGCACCGATGCACTGGGGCGCGACATCTGGGTACGCACCTGGGCAGGCGCGCGTGTTTCGCTGACCGTTGCCTTTGCTGTTGCGCTGATTGACTGTGTGGTCGGCGTGGTTTACGGCGGCATCTCCGGTTACTTCGGCGGTGCAGTCGACAACGTCATGATGCGTATTCTGGAAATCATCAGTGGTATCCCCTACCTCATCATCGTAATGCTGCTGATGATTGTCATGGACCGCGGTCTGGGCAGTATCATAATCGCCTACTCCATTACCGGCTGGACCGGCATGGCACGACTGGTGCGCGGCCAGGTTATGGCACTCAAAGAGCAGGAATTCCTGATTGCCGCAGAAGCCATGGGCGCCAAACCACGGCGGATTATCGCACGCCATCTGGTGCCGAATATTCTGAGCGTTATTATCGTCAATGTCACATTGGACATTCCAAACATCATCTTTACCGAAGCATTTCTGTCCATGCTGGGTCTGGGCATTGCCCCGCCGAATTCTTCTTGGGGTATTCTGGCCAACGACGGCATCGCTGTGTTCCAGCAGTATCCGTTTGAGCTGGTCGTGCCGGCTCTCTTCATTTGTGTTACAATGCTGTCCTTCAACCTGTTGGGCGACCAGCTGCGCGATGCATTCGATCCGAAACTGAGGAGGTAACTTACAATGGAACAGGTACTGAAAGTTGACAATCTCCATGTTTCGTTCGACAGCTATGCAGGCGAAGTTCACGCTGTGCGCGGCGTTTCCCTGCATGTGGACGCGGGCGAAGTCCTGGCAATTGTCGGTGAGTCCGGCTGCGGTAAAAGTGTGACCGCACAGACCATCATGAAGCTCAACCCCATGCCCCCCGCCCGCATTAAGGAGGGCAGCATCACCCTTTGCGGCAAAGACATTGTCGCCGCAACTGAAAAAGAAATGCAGGACATCCGCGGTCAGTTGGTCAGCATGATTTTCCAGGACCCGATGACCTGCATGAACCCGACCATGCGCGTCGGCAAGCAGCTGACAGAAACCCTGCGCAAGCACAAGCACCTGCCTACTGCTGAATGTAAAAAAGAAGCGATACGGCTGCTGAAGATGGTGCAGATTCCAAATGCGGAACAGCGCGCCATGCAGTATCCCCACGAATTTTCCGGCGGTATGCGGCAGCGCGCCATGATTGCCATGGCGCTCTCTTGCGACCCGAAGCTTCTGATTGCTGACGAGCCCACTACGGCACTGGATGTGACCATTCAGGCGCAGATTATGGAACTGATGAGTGAGATCCGCGAAAAAACGGGCACCGCCATCATTTTGATTACCCACGACCTCGGCGTTGTGGCAAATCTTGCAGACCGTGTGGCGGTTATGTACGCCGGCAAGGTAGTGGAGCACGGCAGTGTACAAGACATCTTTTACCGCCATGCACATCCTTACACCTCCGCACTGCTGCGCAGCCTGCCAACCATTGAAACAAACCGTGACGAGCAGTTGGTCAGCATTCCCGGCACCCCGCCGGATCTGTATGCGCCGCCGCAGGGCTGTGCGTTTGCAAGCCGCTGCACGCACTGCATGAAAATCTGCCGGCAGCAGCAGCCGCCGGAATTTACCGTCGGTGAAAACCACACCGCGTCCTGCTGGCGTCTGCATTCCGACTTCCCCGGCAGCGCTGAAAAATCCAGTGAAAGCAAGGAGGCCGACGCATAATGGAAAAAGAAAAGCTGATTACGCTGGAGCATATCTCCAAACACTTTCATGTTGGCAAAAAGCAGACGCTGGTTGCCGTGAACGACATTACCATGGATATTTACAAAGGCGAAACGCTGGGCATCGTCGGCGAGTCCGGTTGCGGCAAGTCCACGCTGGGCCGTGTGGTCATGGGTATTTACCACCCAACCAAAGGTACCATCAAGTACCGCGGCAAGCCGGTGAACCTGCAGCACACGCGCGACCGTTTCGCTTACTCTGAAAAAGCGCAGATTATCTTCCAGGACCCTTACGCTTCACTGGACCCCCGTATGACGGTCGGTACGATTATTGCGGAGAGCATGGAAATTCACAATATGTATGACGCTCAAAAGCGTCAGGAGCGTGTTTATGAACTGCTGGAAAC encodes:
- a CDS encoding peptide ABC transporter substrate-binding protein encodes the protein MKFMKKSIALLLAGAMAVSVTACGGSTTTASGSTGSAASTNLYAGTTDPNTVTVDMRTEPPELNTTQTQDTASADILRMVMSGLVRLDKDDNAQPDMAEKWDISADKKTYTFHLRKDAKWSNGDPVTAKDFLYAWKQGMDQSNGATYAFILYTNIKNGQAYFDATKTPAAKRTAAEKAKVDAAEKNLGCKAADDYTLTLTLENPLPYALPLMAFTAYMPLDQKAYESIGADKYAKEASQIVTNGAYKISEWVHDDHITLAKNDSYWNAANNQISNVKYLMMKDTNARMNAFKGAQVDCINLTGDQITQMKAEGQPIESYVAGSNWYFQYNTKKKGLDNANIRKALGEAINVNSFIKDVLKDDSVVADGLVPTNIKGADSKPYAEGREKLVSYNVDEAKTLLEKGLKETGLTKDSLKLTFITDDTSAAQQQAAFFQEQWKSTLGISVELKPMSFKARIAAMNQGDFDIVMAGWSPDYNDAMTFLDMWTTGNGNNNGKYSNPEYDKLIAAATKESDAAKRQDDLRKAEKLVASTDCAVYPLYFQVVPYVTSAKISGMTRSGFQEYDFTDGAKITTK
- a CDS encoding ABC transporter permease, producing MAKKMQPAAQTEALLYDPNGHIDTEAFERVGTDAADMEAIARPSISFWKDAFNRVRRSPTAMVCLVLLILLILGAVFIPFFSAFSISEQHVAFSNKPPMFVDPTSGNVHIFGTDALGRDIWVRTWAGARVSLTVAFAVALIDCVVGVVYGGISGYFGGAVDNVMMRILEIISGIPYLIIVMLLMIVMDRGLGSIIIAYSITGWTGMARLVRGQVMALKEQEFLIAAEAMGAKPRRIIARHLVPNILSVIIVNVTLDIPNIIFTEAFLSMLGLGIAPPNSSWGILANDGIAVFQQYPFELVVPALFICVTMLSFNLLGDQLRDAFDPKLRR
- a CDS encoding phosphopentomutase; translation: MKRIFLIVLDSVGIGEMPDAGTYGDEGSNTLAAAASSAAFSMPNLQKIGLFNIDGVSCRPAAEHPTGAFARMTEVSKGKDTTIGHWEIAGINSQKPLPTYPNGFPQELLQEFSRKTGRGVLCNKPYSGTEVIRDYGQEHERTGALIVYTSADSVFQVAAHEDVVPVDELYRDCEIARKMLVGEHNVGRVIARPFVGKYPDYTRTTRRHDFSVLPPAVTMLDQLSEAGNDVIAVGKINDIFAGRGITEFTRTTGNDDGLAKTIELTERDFHGLCFVNLVDFDMLYGHRNDVEGYAKGLTAVDKAVPALLEHLEEDDLLMFTADHGCDPSTPSTDHSREYTPWVIAGPGVKAGANLGTLPTFADIGATILDAFGVPSKVTGTSRLSSIVR
- a CDS encoding ABC transporter ATP-binding protein produces the protein MEQVLKVDNLHVSFDSYAGEVHAVRGVSLHVDAGEVLAIVGESGCGKSVTAQTIMKLNPMPPARIKEGSITLCGKDIVAATEKEMQDIRGQLVSMIFQDPMTCMNPTMRVGKQLTETLRKHKHLPTAECKKEAIRLLKMVQIPNAEQRAMQYPHEFSGGMRQRAMIAMALSCDPKLLIADEPTTALDVTIQAQIMELMSEIREKTGTAIILITHDLGVVANLADRVAVMYAGKVVEHGSVQDIFYRHAHPYTSALLRSLPTIETNRDEQLVSIPGTPPDLYAPPQGCAFASRCTHCMKICRQQQPPEFTVGENHTASCWRLHSDFPGSAEKSSESKEADA
- a CDS encoding peptide ABC transporter substrate-binding protein, translated to MNNAKKFLAVLLAGTMAVSMAACGGTTTSSTSASGTDSSAADSTASGTASTTDTSTSNPFANSQYPGTSDSDSVTLNLGAEPPELNSSQTTDAVSADILRMTIDTLTQLDAKDQPIAGAAKSWDISADKKTYTFHLRDGMKWSNGETVTAKDYLYGWELAMDQSNGSGYGFIIYDNVKGGEDYFNATKTPAAKRTAAEKAKVAAAEKNLGCKVIDDKTIQIEFVNPIPYALQLMSFQTYCPVNQKAYESIGADKYAKEANQIVTNGAYKISEWVHDDHITLVKNNDYWNAKNINIPKVKFVMIKDTNTAMNALKGGQVDCIGLTGDQITQLKNEGQPLVPYEEGTNCYLQYNTKDKILANTKIRQALGMAINTKSFCDDVLKDGSTVAPGLVPGTIGGANGETYAKGRTESYATYDAAKAKTLFEEGLKELGMTKDQLKLTFTCDDTSNSQQDAAFLQEQWKSTLGITIDLKAMPFKSRIKAMDDGDFQIVMALWAPDYNDALTYLDMWMTDNGNNYGKYSNPEYDKLVKAAIAESDSVKRQDDLLKAEKLVVETDCAAFPLYFRVKTYTCSKKLSGLTRTPFQEFDVCDGAKINTAG
- a CDS encoding ABC transporter permease, yielding MPKQVSYILKRLLYSLITIFVLIAVTFGLMHMVPGDPFVGAKAIPQATKDALYAKYGLDKPLFVQFIVYIANILHGDLGVSLADKRAVTDIIGQAFPVSLDLGIRSLIFAFFIGLLLGVVASIHRGKAGDTAAMFVALIGVSVPSFIIGALIQYFLGLKLYQATGVHVFALIGWDSPNSKILPAFALAFGSMATISRLMRTSMLDVLSQDYIKTAKAKGLSRNQIIWKHAVRNAIMPVVTVMGPLVAAVLTGAFVVENIFTIPGMGKYFVQCVQSNDYTVISGTTLFYGAFLVFANFVVDIVYGLIDPRVKLTGGRE